A stretch of the Luteimonas sp. JM171 genome encodes the following:
- a CDS encoding PilZ domain-containing protein has product MGATGPGARQGILSLAVKDKAALYNAYMPYLKHGGIFVPTPKRYFLGDEVFLLLTLPETKDRLPVAGKVVWVTPVGAQGNRTAGVGVQFADTNEGETVKGRIETLLAGTLNSDKPTHTM; this is encoded by the coding sequence ATGGGGGCAACCGGACCGGGCGCGAGACAGGGGATCCTGTCGCTGGCGGTGAAGGACAAGGCGGCGCTCTACAACGCCTACATGCCGTATCTCAAGCACGGCGGCATCTTCGTGCCCACGCCCAAGCGCTACTTCCTGGGCGACGAGGTCTTCCTGCTGCTCACCTTGCCCGAGACCAAGGATCGCCTGCCGGTGGCCGGCAAGGTGGTGTGGGTCACGCCCGTGGGCGCGCAGGGCAACCGCACCGCCGGCGTGGGCGTGCAGTTCGCCGACACCAACGAGGGCGAAACCGTGAAGGGCAGGATCGAGACCCTGCTGGCCGGCACCCTCAATTCGGACAAGCCGACCCACACGATGTAG